A window of the Budorcas taxicolor isolate Tak-1 chromosome 10, Takin1.1, whole genome shotgun sequence genome harbors these coding sequences:
- the LOC128054485 gene encoding disintegrin and metalloproteinase domain-containing protein 20-like: MTVGEALVHFRVTPLLLWFGVCLFISGHCQARPSQHFSSPELVIPLKVTVWGRNAKVPGWLSYSLRFGGQRHIAHMKVKKLLISRPLPVFTYTDQHSLHQDQPYLPDDCYYHGYVEGVPKSLVALSTCSGGFRGVLQINDLAYEIEPVRSSATFEHWVYRIDIDDTQFPRKRCGLTEEEIARQLELHNFTLKQSSYTGWWTHLLFLELVVIVDNLRFVHLGSNVSVVQIEVATVVNVINSLYHPLEVDVTLTGLEIWTEGNQIATENMEIMLEDFAFWKFFNLDNRLPHDAAHLFIKKSFGRQLGLAYVGGVCQNPLNCGIIVFEDDSLFDCGLIATHELGHNLGMLHDTEFCVCEFEFCIMYPAKAVTSKFSNCSYGEFWNNVMRNGFCLISPPNPANIFRIKYCGNLVVEEGEECDCGTVQQCKRDHCCLPDCTLKPGAACAFGSCCKNCKVRSAGTLCRKQINACDLPEWCNGTSHQCPEDVYVQDGIPCSDSAYCYKKNCVNHDEQCREIFGKDARSASWSCYKEINTQGNRFGHCGIRDIEYIKCEVPDILCGRVQCENVEVIPNLTEHSTVHQFQVNDTTCWGTDYHIGMSIPDVGQVKDGTMCGQKKICVHSRCVSMVPEPQACQPETCHMKGVCNSKQECHCNPGWAPPYCKDEGSGGSNSSGPPGNPQGDEEDEAEQAEETKIVENSHMLLWLIPLICLFVCCFLVLCKKHKKEKPEMKKEEETEEENMEEESD, encoded by the coding sequence ATGACAGTGGGTGAGGCCCTGGTACACTTCAGAGTCACTCCCCTGCTGCTCTGGTTTGGGGTGTGTCTGTTCATTTCTGGTCACTGTCAGGCCAGGCCCTCCCAGCACTTCTCTTCCCCAGAGTTGGTGATCCCCTTGAAGGTGACTGTCTGGGGCAGAAATGCAAAGGTTCCAGGCTGGCTCTCCTATAGCCTGCGATTTGGGGGCCAAAGACACATCGCCCACATGAAGGTCAAGAAGCTCTTGATTTCCAGACCCCTCCCAGTGTTCACCTACACAGACCAGCATTCCCTGCACCAGGACCAGCCTTACCTTCCTGATGACTGCTATTATCATGGTTATGTGGAGGGTGTTCCCAAGTCCCTGGTTGCCCTCAGTACCTGTTCTGGAGGTTTTCGAGGAGTACTACAGATAAATGATCTTGCTTATGAAATTGAACCAGTTAGGTCTTCTGCCACATTTGAACACTGGGTGTATAGAATAGACATCGATGATACTCAGTTCccacgtaagagatgtgggttaacagaagaggaaatagcaCGCCAATTGGAGTTGCATAATTTCACTCTGAAGCAAAGTTCTTACACAGGCTGGTGGACCCACTTGCTGTTTCTTGAGCTGGTAGTGATTGTGGACAATCTTCGATTTGTTCACTTGGGAAGCAATGTGTCAGTAGTACAAATTGAGGTAGCTACTGTTGTCAATGTAATAAATAGCCTGTATCACCCTTTGGAAGTTGATGTAACTTTAACTGGGCTTGAAATCTGGACTGAAGGAAACCAAATTGCCACTGAAAACATGGAAATAATGTTGGAggattttgctttttggaagttTTTTAACCTTGATAACCGACTGCCACATGATGCAGCCCATCTTTTCATAAAGAAATCCTTTGGCAGGCAGCTTGGATTGGCCTATGTTGGTGGAGTATGCCAGAATCCTCTTAATTGTGGAATTATTGTTTTCGAAGATGATAGTTTATTTGATTGTGGGCTTATTGCTACCCATGAACTTGGTCATAATTTAGGTATGCTGCATGATActgaattttgtgtgtgtgaatttgaGTTTTGCATAATGTATCCTGCCAAAGCAGTAACGAGTAAATTCAGCAACTGCAGTTATGGTGAATTTTGGAACAATGTGATGAGGAATGGATTTTGTCTCATCTCGCCTCCAAATCCAGCAAATATCTTTAGGATAAAGTATTGTGGGAACCTAGTGGTCGAAGAAGGAGAGGAGTGTGACTGTGGAACCGTACAGCAATGTAAACGTGATCACTGCTGTCTGCCGGATTGCACTCTGAAACCTGGAGCTGCTTGTGCTTTTGGGTCTTGCTGCAAAAACTGCAAGGTCAGGTCAGCAGGGACTTTGTGCAGAAAACAGATCAATGCATGTGACCTTCCAGAGTGGTGCAATGGGACATCGCATCAGTGCCCAGAAGATGTATATGTGCAGGATGGGATTCCCTGTAGTGACAGTGCCTACTGCTATAAAAAGAACTGTGTTAACCATGATGAACAGTGCAGGGAGATTTTTGGCAAAGATGCAAGGAGTGCATCTTGGAGTTGCTACAAAGAAATCAACACCCAAGGAAATCGATTTGGTCACTGTGGTATCAGAGACATAGAGTACATAAAATGTGAAGTCCCTGATATCCTGTGTGGGAGAGTTCAGTGTGAAAATGTGGAAGTAATTCCAAATCTGACGGAACATTCCACAGTGCATCAGTTTCAAGTCAATGACACCACTTGCTGGGGCACTGACTATCACATAGGAATGTCCATACCTGATGTCGGCCAGGTGAAAGATGGTACGATGTGTGGTCAAAAAAAGATCTGTGTTCACAGCAGGTGTGTCAGTATGGTTCCTGAGCCACAAGCCTGTCAGCCTGAGACCTGCCACATGAAGGGGGTTTGCAATAGTAAGCAAGAGTGCCACTGCAACCCTGGATGGGCACCTCCCTACTGCAAGGATGAAGGCAGTGGAGGTAGTAATAGTAGTGGCCCACCTGGTAATCCCCAAGGAGATGAGGAAGACGAGGCAGAACAGGCAGAGGAGACAAAAATAGTAGAGAACAGTCACATGTTACTGTGGCTTATTCCTttgatttgtttatttgtatGTTGCTTCCTTGTGCTTTGTAAGAAGCATAAAAAGGAAAAGCcagaaatgaagaaggaagaggaaacggaAGAAGAGAATATGGAAGAAGAAAGTGACTAA